In Mercenaria mercenaria strain notata chromosome 14, MADL_Memer_1, whole genome shotgun sequence, the following are encoded in one genomic region:
- the LOC123528236 gene encoding leucine-rich repeat-containing G-protein coupled receptor 4-like, protein MKLPLLTVIVAISQISEQCYGFLLNEKCLVPPPCSCPSRGINTITIICEYNEFNSTPTFEHVGIHAETLDIQLQFNKIETVTDNAFRNLSSVSASTINIRLDHNAIFSLSENAFAGIENSIKLLELENNNLTSLPSVIGKLKTLEYLDIRSNPLRSLSYSVMSNIGHTLNLIFLDLKLFSIWPNEIGLLHCLQSLWIQSVPFTNLKTNVFHNFENSLTALIIEEAQLLETIPLAVCQLSVIQTLRLNNFHGIKQNESSIFQHCTEKRRSLTSLQLVNNNLDSFPDALHVFPSLAYLYLRSNNLESIEVEQIPTNTLLKELDLIRNRFQRIPAAMNELTNLETLYLKNNNISAIEDADFTGLVKLESLYLAHNPITYISKHAFKNNAELSTLDLSYSQLKSIPFAITILPKLVDLDVRYGGQISCTCNMSYLKGWNASRVRYFEGKCANSTQNIQDFIMTSLTHCP, encoded by the exons ATGAAACTGCCATTATTGACA GTAATTGTTGCCATCAGCCAGATAAGCGAACAATGCTATGGTTTTCTGCTGAATGAAAAATGTCTTGTACCTCCTCCGTGCTCGTGCCCTAGTCGTGGAATAAATACAATAACCATAATTTGTGAATACAATGAGTTTAACTCAACACCAACCTTTGAACACGTCGGTATACATGCAGAAACACTCGACATTCAACTGCAGTTTAATAAGATAGAAACAGTTACGGACAACGCTTTTAGGAACTTAAGTTCTGTCAGTGCTTCTACTATAAACATACGCCTTGATCACAATGCAATTTTTAGTTTGAGTGAAAATGCTTTTGCCGGTATAGAAAATTCAATTAAGCTGTTGGAACttgaaaacaacaatttaacaagTTTGCCCTCAGTTATTGGCAAGCTAAAAACTCTTGAGTATCTAGACATCAGGAGCAACCCATTGCGATCACTGTCCTATTCAGTTATGTCAAATATTGGACATACcctaaatctgatatttttagaCCTTAAATTATTTTCCATATGGCCAAATGAAATAGGATTGCTGCATTGCTTGCAAAGCCTCTGGATTCAGTCTGTACCCTTCACAAATTTAAAAACTAATGTGTTTCACAACTTTGAAAATTCGCTTACAGCTTTGATTATTGAAGAGGCTCAACTTCTTGAAACTATTCCACTTGCTGTATGCCAACTCTCTGTTATACAGACTTTAAGACTGAACAATTTCCATGGTATCAAACAGAACGAATCTTCTATTTTTCAGCACTGCACAGAGAAACGTCGATCGCTAACGTCTCTACAACTTGTCAATAACAATTTGGATAGTTTTCCAGATGCTTTACACGTGTTTCCGTCACTGGCCTATCTATATCTGAGGTCAAATAATCTTGAAAGTATAGAGGTAGAACAAATTCCTACCAATACATTGTTAAAAGAGCTCGATCTCATTCGAAATCGTTTCCAAAGAATTCCAGCTGCAATGAATGAATTAACAAATCTTGAAACACTATAcctgaaaaataataatatttctgCCATAGAAGACGCCGACTTTACAGGACTGGTTAAACTTGAATCACTGTATCTCGCACACAACCCaataacatatatttcaaaacatgcaTTCAAAAATAATGCTGAACTGTCAACACTGGATTTGTCATACTCGCAATTGAAATCAATTCCATTTGCAATAACCATTCTACCTAAGTTGGTTGATTTAGACGTACGGTACGGAGGACAGATATCATGCACGTGTAATATGTCCTATCTGAAAGGTTGGAATGCTTCACGTGTACGTTACTTTGAAGGAAAATGCGCCAACTCAACACAGAATATCCAAGATTTTATCATGACCTCCCTAACACACTGTCCTTGA